A section of the Paenibacillus aurantius genome encodes:
- a CDS encoding GerAB/ArcD/ProY family transporter, protein MAKEAGRLTLLHFFYFLLNAQIGGGILSLPYRVYTAAGHDGWISILLTGVACEVNILVIWALMRRYPDCNVYQIMPRLLGRRAGKVLMVLYAGYYLVFAGTYISVYTRTIRTWILPTTPRWVVIFLLVAIVYCIAREKTKTIARLFLLLSPLILTPVILDLFTLRYAHPLYLLPVGQTGWKELLKGGEETLTILYGYDMMFFLYARTRGSDKAKLYYALVGTAGVCFLYTYTFVMSAMFFSPLEMPLVPEPVLYMLKEITFKIVERTDLLFLSIWIIMAITSAVSYLYGSSLGGAELWRGHSRRKLMLPLAVVSFLIPLYLNDEWKLQAWNQVITRCSPFVTFFIPLALLAVSRFAKNNKGG, encoded by the coding sequence ATGGCTAAAGAGGCCGGCCGGCTGACACTGCTGCACTTCTTCTACTTCCTTCTGAACGCGCAGATCGGGGGAGGAATCCTCAGCCTGCCCTACCGGGTTTATACCGCCGCGGGACATGACGGGTGGATATCCATTCTGCTCACAGGAGTGGCATGCGAAGTGAACATCCTGGTCATTTGGGCTCTCATGCGGCGTTATCCGGACTGCAATGTATACCAGATCATGCCGCGGCTTCTCGGCAGGAGGGCGGGGAAGGTCTTAATGGTACTTTATGCGGGGTATTATTTGGTTTTCGCGGGTACCTATATCTCCGTCTATACCCGTACGATCCGGACCTGGATTCTGCCGACGACTCCCCGCTGGGTCGTGATATTCCTCCTCGTCGCTATCGTTTACTGCATCGCCCGCGAGAAGACCAAAACAATCGCCCGGCTTTTTCTGCTGCTGTCCCCGCTTATTCTGACCCCGGTTATTCTGGACCTGTTCACCCTCCGGTACGCCCATCCGCTGTATCTGCTTCCGGTGGGGCAGACCGGGTGGAAGGAGCTCCTGAAGGGCGGGGAAGAGACCCTAACCATCCTGTATGGATATGACATGATGTTCTTCCTTTACGCTCGAACCCGCGGCTCCGACAAGGCGAAGCTGTACTACGCTCTAGTTGGGACGGCGGGGGTGTGCTTTCTCTATACGTATACCTTTGTCATGAGCGCCATGTTCTTCAGTCCCTTGGAGATGCCCTTGGTTCCCGAGCCGGTCCTCTATATGCTTAAAGAGATTACGTTCAAAATCGTGGAGCGGACCGACCTGCTCTTCCTTTCGATCTGGATCATCATGGCCATCACAAGCGCCGTCAGTTACCTGTATGGCTCTTCCTTGGGAGGAGCCGAGCTGTGGAGAGGCCATAGCCGCAGGAAGCTCATGCTCCCGCTGGCTGTCGTCAGCTTTCTCATCCCCTTATATTTGAACGATGAATGGAAGCTTCAGGCCTGGAACCAGGTGATTACCAGATGCAGCCCGTTCGTCACCTTCTTTATCCCCCTGGCTTTGCTGGCCGTCTCCCGCTTCGCTAAGAATAACAAAGGAGGGTAG
- a CDS encoding ABC transporter ATP-binding protein, with protein sequence MSFILKLKWFFGAQRVPYVTAILMMTVVTVAGMVPPRMIGNTIDSIQAGGLTREGLTHTVLLLVGLAVAGYVLTYLWITTLFGNSILLEKTLRSRLLAHLTRMTPSFFHRNRTGDLMALATNDVIAVSNTAGYGVLTLVNTVIGITVVLITMISFTSYKLMLASLIPLPFLAYAINRLGKAMRRRFLESQAAFGKMNDQALESISGMRVIRSYVQEEDDAEAFHRVTTDVMDKNLKVAAVNSLFQPVISTIVGISYSITLAYGAYLVFHDEISLGQLVSFNIYLGQLIWPMISFGEFINILQRGSASVDRLETSMSQKADVQDPAHPAEVAVPDTVEFRGLSFRYPGAEFNSLENLHLKVDRGQTIGVVGRTGSGKSTLLKQLLRQYPVEPKRLFLSGVPIEELAVDRIRSWIGYVPQEHLLLSKTIKENVALGRKQATEAEVERAMELASFSLDLTQMKDGLSTVIGENGVMLSGGQKQRLGIARALLIDPEILLMDDALSAVDARTESAILHNIRQVRAGRTTWISSHRLSAVSHADWIVVLDEGRIVEEGTHEELMLLRGWYRSQYDHQQMEASLEEEREPSR encoded by the coding sequence GTGTCCTTTATTCTTAAGCTTAAATGGTTTTTCGGAGCCCAGCGGGTCCCTTATGTGACCGCGATCCTCATGATGACGGTCGTGACGGTGGCGGGCATGGTTCCTCCGCGCATGATCGGCAACACCATCGACTCGATTCAGGCGGGCGGCCTGACCAGAGAAGGGCTTACCCATACGGTACTGCTGCTCGTCGGTCTCGCGGTGGCGGGCTATGTCCTGACTTACTTGTGGATCACCACTCTTTTTGGCAATTCCATCCTGCTCGAGAAAACGCTCCGCAGCCGGCTTCTGGCCCATCTGACCCGGATGACGCCCTCGTTCTTTCACCGGAACCGGACGGGCGATCTCATGGCGCTCGCCACCAACGATGTCATTGCCGTAAGCAACACCGCGGGCTACGGCGTGCTTACCCTGGTCAATACCGTCATCGGCATTACCGTCGTGCTCATCACGATGATCTCCTTCACGAGCTACAAGCTTATGCTGGCCTCCCTGATTCCGCTTCCGTTCCTGGCCTACGCGATTAACCGGCTCGGCAAAGCCATGCGCAGGCGTTTTCTTGAATCGCAGGCCGCCTTCGGCAAGATGAACGACCAGGCGCTGGAATCCATCTCCGGAATGCGGGTAATCCGCTCCTATGTGCAGGAAGAGGACGATGCGGAGGCTTTCCATCGGGTTACCACCGATGTGATGGACAAGAACCTCAAGGTGGCGGCGGTCAACTCCTTGTTCCAGCCGGTGATTTCCACCATCGTCGGAATCAGCTATTCGATAACGCTTGCATACGGAGCTTATCTTGTCTTTCACGACGAGATTTCCCTCGGTCAGCTCGTCTCCTTCAACATCTACCTGGGCCAGCTCATCTGGCCGATGATTTCCTTCGGGGAGTTCATCAACATCCTTCAGCGGGGGAGCGCTTCGGTAGACCGGCTGGAGACTTCCATGTCCCAGAAGGCGGACGTGCAGGACCCGGCGCATCCGGCCGAAGTGGCCGTTCCCGACACGGTGGAATTTCGCGGCTTGTCCTTCCGTTATCCGGGAGCGGAATTCAACAGCCTGGAGAATCTTCATCTGAAGGTGGACAGAGGGCAAACCATAGGCGTTGTCGGGAGGACCGGAAGCGGCAAATCCACCCTGCTGAAGCAGCTTCTTCGGCAGTACCCGGTCGAGCCGAAACGGCTGTTCCTCTCCGGCGTGCCGATCGAAGAGCTGGCCGTCGACCGGATCCGGAGCTGGATCGGCTATGTTCCCCAGGAGCACCTGCTTCTGTCCAAAACGATCAAGGAAAACGTCGCTTTGGGCCGTAAGCAGGCGACGGAAGCGGAGGTGGAGCGGGCGATGGAGCTGGCGTCCTTCTCGCTTGATTTAACCCAAATGAAGGACGGGCTTTCCACCGTTATCGGCGAGAACGGCGTCATGCTGTCCGGCGGTCAGAAGCAGCGGCTCGGCATTGCCCGGGCACTCCTGATTGATCCGGAGATCCTTCTCATGGACGATGCCCTATCGGCCGTCGACGCCCGGACGGAAAGCGCCATCCTCCATAATATCCGTCAGGTGCGGGCTGGCCGCACGACTTGGATCTCGAGCCACCGGCTGTCGGCGGTGAGCCATGCGGATTGGATCGTCGTCCTGGACGAAGGGCGCATCGTGGAGGAGGGAACCCACGAGGAGCTGATGTTGCTAAGGGGCTGGTACCGCAGTCAATACGATCATCAACAGATGGAAGCGAGCCTGGAGGAAGAGAGGGAACCATCCCGATGA
- a CDS encoding Ger(x)C family spore germination protein, with protein sequence MGFYKMIRMGVLLLILLPLTGCWDQRLLKDSLLLIASGFDVEDNGNVRLTMAVLSPRNKVLVFSGTGLSPHDARNKLEERMPGRLDNSNNRLVLIGEAAAKKGIYPLLDIFFRDPSSALNANIGVVKGSAEKYFTRHAKDKMETLQNIDKMFTDKRQTNHIPLANIQSICPIFLDPGEDIILPYLADEKGDLSIIGNALFNGLKMTGTLEKDESILCMLLKGSIVRTASFTFPVKGKKGPASPLSFQIYNNKRKLQVKAGPGGVDARIDLKLNIEIMEYPPDNLSDQDTAGRIEGQLADELTSRSRRVLEKLQKADCDFLGIGRRVIAYYPSYWKETDWDKDYPKAAMTPEIRLHVLKHGILN encoded by the coding sequence ATGGGTTTTTACAAAATGATCCGAATGGGAGTCCTCCTCCTCATCCTTCTTCCTTTAACGGGCTGCTGGGACCAAAGGCTGCTGAAGGATTCCCTTCTCTTGATTGCATCCGGCTTCGACGTGGAGGACAATGGAAATGTCCGGCTCACCATGGCCGTTCTGTCTCCCCGGAACAAGGTGCTGGTGTTCAGCGGGACCGGGCTGTCCCCTCACGATGCGCGCAACAAGCTTGAAGAGCGGATGCCGGGCAGGCTCGACAATTCCAACAACCGGCTTGTGCTGATTGGTGAAGCGGCCGCCAAGAAAGGCATCTACCCGCTCTTAGATATTTTCTTCCGGGACCCGTCAAGCGCCCTGAATGCCAACATCGGGGTGGTCAAAGGGTCGGCCGAGAAGTACTTTACCCGCCATGCCAAGGATAAAATGGAGACCCTCCAGAACATTGACAAGATGTTTACCGACAAGCGGCAGACCAACCACATCCCGCTCGCCAACATCCAGTCCATTTGCCCGATCTTTCTCGATCCCGGTGAAGATATTATTCTGCCGTATCTCGCCGATGAGAAAGGGGATCTGTCCATTATCGGCAACGCCCTATTCAACGGCCTGAAAATGACGGGAACGCTCGAAAAGGATGAGTCTATTCTCTGCATGCTTCTGAAGGGCAGCATAGTCCGAACCGCCTCCTTTACCTTCCCCGTGAAAGGAAAAAAGGGACCCGCTTCCCCGCTGTCTTTCCAAATTTACAATAACAAGCGTAAGCTGCAGGTGAAGGCGGGACCGGGAGGCGTGGACGCCCGGATCGATCTGAAGCTGAATATCGAGATCATGGAGTATCCTCCGGATAACCTATCGGACCAGGATACGGCGGGCCGGATTGAAGGGCAGCTTGCGGATGAGCTCACCTCCCGCTCCCGCCGCGTGCTGGAGAAGCTGCAGAAGGCGGACTGCGACTTCCTTGGCATCGGCCGCCGGGTCATCGCCTACTATCCGTCGTATTGGAAAGAGACGGACTGGGACAAGGACTACCCGAAAGCGGCGATGACCCCGGAGATCCGTCTGCATGTGCTGAAGCACGGCATTCTCAATTAG
- a CDS encoding mandelate racemase/muconate lactonizing enzyme family protein: MIIDRIETFPLFHKLREPYGDANGWKAYRTCYLFRITTRSGLTGWGEAADWLPVLDRGFQERIIPFLTGKRADERTVLVETVGNWNKRAAAGVSLALTEIAAKGAGLSVSGLWGGARRSRLPVYASLQSYRPGEDWEKRSLEQVERVLQAGYRQLKIKIGGKPACEDRQHVRAVQSLSGGNVPLILDANQSYDAAAVKEWERHWACWDNLSWLEEPLPLDRAADYRLLRASLSIPVAGGENLAGPAKLLPLLQAEAFDISQPDPLHSGGIDAYREMLSLSRLYGKRVSPHTYDGSLSRLYALTAQACLEPWSKMENENIEPVEWDVMDNPFSRLFPLEPVDGFVSLPQGAGIGLEPDEEILRHYRWDGSIYS; the protein is encoded by the coding sequence ATGATCATTGACCGGATTGAAACCTTTCCCTTGTTTCACAAGCTTCGGGAGCCTTACGGAGACGCGAACGGATGGAAGGCCTACCGCACCTGCTACCTCTTCCGAATCACGACCCGCTCGGGCCTGACCGGCTGGGGGGAGGCGGCGGACTGGCTGCCGGTACTCGACCGCGGCTTTCAGGAGCGGATTATCCCCTTCCTGACAGGAAAGCGGGCCGATGAACGGACGGTTCTCGTGGAGACGGTCGGCAATTGGAATAAGCGTGCGGCGGCCGGGGTAAGCCTTGCGCTGACGGAGATTGCGGCAAAGGGTGCAGGCCTTTCCGTCAGCGGACTGTGGGGAGGAGCCCGGCGAAGCCGACTCCCGGTCTATGCCTCCCTCCAATCGTACCGTCCGGGGGAGGATTGGGAGAAGCGGTCCCTGGAACAGGTGGAAAGGGTGCTTCAAGCCGGCTACCGGCAGCTCAAAATCAAAATCGGGGGAAAGCCGGCCTGCGAAGACAGGCAGCATGTGCGGGCCGTCCAATCCCTGTCCGGCGGGAACGTTCCTTTGATCCTGGACGCCAATCAGAGCTACGATGCCGCCGCCGTCAAGGAGTGGGAACGGCACTGGGCCTGCTGGGATAACCTCAGCTGGCTGGAGGAGCCCCTTCCCCTGGACCGGGCCGCCGACTACCGGCTGCTCCGGGCGTCCCTGAGCATTCCGGTCGCCGGAGGGGAAAACCTGGCCGGCCCCGCCAAGCTCCTGCCGCTGCTCCAAGCCGAAGCGTTCGACATCAGCCAGCCGGACCCTCTCCACAGCGGGGGAATCGACGCGTACCGGGAGATGCTAAGCCTTTCCCGCCTGTACGGCAAGCGGGTTTCGCCGCATACTTATGACGGGTCGCTCTCCCGGCTGTATGCCCTGACGGCCCAAGCCTGCCTGGAGCCATGGAGCAAGATGGAGAACGAGAACATCGAGCCCGTCGAATGGGACGTCATGGACAATCCGTTCTCCCGGCTGTTCCCTCTGGAGCCGGTTGACGGATTCGTCTCCCTGCCCCAGGGGGCCGGCATCGGCCTGGAGCCCGATGAGGAGATCCTCCGTCACTACCGGTGGGACGGAAGCATTTATTCGTGA
- a CDS encoding GNAT family N-acetyltransferase, whose protein sequence is MIMTERLELIPFNPVNVEEVSRQYPIGPHVESYLERLEEDPEEMGWGVWYVVDKMTRQVIGDLGFKGKPSGRTVEVGYGFLPEVHNRGYATEAVKALLTWAFSTGQVDRVTAECLQDNPGSRRVLEKADFVQTGSRDGMLDWEIERESWSSLS, encoded by the coding sequence ATGATCATGACAGAACGTCTGGAGCTCATCCCGTTTAACCCTGTAAATGTAGAGGAAGTAAGCCGACAGTATCCCATCGGCCCCCATGTGGAGTCATATTTGGAAAGGCTGGAGGAGGATCCGGAAGAGATGGGCTGGGGAGTCTGGTACGTGGTGGACAAAATGACCCGCCAGGTCATCGGCGACCTCGGCTTCAAGGGCAAGCCGTCCGGCCGAACCGTGGAGGTGGGTTACGGCTTCCTCCCGGAGGTCCACAACCGCGGGTATGCGACCGAGGCGGTGAAAGCCCTGTTGACGTGGGCTTTCTCTACCGGCCAAGTGGACCGGGTGACGGCCGAATGCCTGCAGGATAACCCAGGCTCCCGCCGGGTGCTGGAGAAGGCCGATTTCGTCCAAACGGGCAGTCGCGACGGCATGCTCGATTGGGAGATCGAGCGGGAAAGCTGGAGTTCGCTAAGCTGA
- a CDS encoding DUF378 domain-containing protein — protein sequence MRGLNVLSLILLIIGGLNWLLVGLFQWDLVGGLTGGMDSVLARIVYIIVGLAAIYAFSLFNKVNEEDRTPAR from the coding sequence ATGAGAGGACTTAACGTACTATCCTTGATTCTGCTAATCATTGGCGGGTTGAACTGGCTTCTTGTCGGTCTTTTCCAATGGGATCTGGTCGGTGGACTGACCGGCGGCATGGACAGCGTGCTGGCGCGGATCGTATACATCATTGTCGGTCTTGCGGCCATCTACGCTTTCAGCTTGTTTAACAAAGTGAACGAGGAAGACCGGACCCCGGCCCGCTAA
- a CDS encoding Gfo/Idh/MocA family protein — translation MASVRWGIIGCGDVTEVKSGPGFQKAEHSELVAVMRRDGAKAADYAQRHGVPKWYDDADALIRDPEVDAVYIATPPAFHKPYTLAAAAAGKPVYVEKPMAMSFAECEEMIRACREAGVPLFVAYYRRMLPRFLKIKELLAEGAIGKPRFVQTTLLRQARPSEADPDKQPWRVKPEIAGGGYFLDLASHTLDILDYLFGPVTAVNGYAANRAGLYPAEDLVTGSYVFESGVQGTGTWCFCAGEAADRNVVFGSEGKLSFSTFGTEPIQLTTAAGTRDIPHETPAHIQQPLIQTIVNELRGAGTCPSTGESAARTSRVMDAMIHSYYNPASGEGGQA, via the coding sequence GTGGCAAGCGTACGTTGGGGCATAATAGGATGCGGGGATGTGACCGAGGTCAAAAGCGGCCCGGGCTTTCAGAAGGCGGAACATTCCGAGCTGGTGGCGGTCATGCGGCGGGATGGAGCGAAGGCCGCGGATTATGCGCAGCGGCACGGAGTGCCGAAATGGTACGACGATGCCGATGCGCTTATTCGGGATCCGGAGGTGGACGCGGTTTATATCGCCACCCCGCCGGCCTTTCACAAGCCTTATACGCTGGCGGCCGCGGCTGCCGGCAAGCCGGTTTATGTAGAGAAGCCAATGGCGATGAGCTTCGCGGAATGCGAAGAGATGATCCGCGCCTGCCGGGAGGCGGGGGTTCCGCTCTTCGTGGCTTATTACCGGCGGATGCTTCCGCGCTTCCTGAAGATCAAGGAGCTGCTTGCGGAAGGAGCGATCGGGAAGCCCCGTTTCGTCCAGACTACCCTTCTGCGGCAGGCGAGGCCGTCCGAAGCGGATCCGGACAAGCAGCCTTGGCGGGTAAAGCCTGAGATTGCAGGCGGGGGCTATTTCCTTGATTTGGCGAGCCATACGCTCGACATTCTGGATTATCTCTTCGGACCGGTTACGGCCGTAAACGGATACGCCGCCAACCGGGCGGGGCTTTACCCGGCGGAGGATCTCGTAACCGGATCCTATGTGTTCGAGTCCGGCGTACAGGGAACCGGAACCTGGTGCTTCTGCGCCGGAGAGGCCGCGGACCGGAACGTGGTCTTCGGCTCGGAAGGGAAGCTCAGCTTCTCTACCTTCGGGACGGAGCCCATCCAACTGACGACAGCGGCCGGCACGCGGGACATTCCGCATGAGACACCGGCCCATATCCAGCAGCCGCTCATCCAGACGATCGTGAACGAACTGCGGGGAGCCGGGACATGCCCGAGCACCGGCGAAAGCGCCGCCCGGACGAGCCGAGTGATGGATGCGATGATTCATAGTTATTACAACCCGGCGAGCGGAGAAGGAGGACAAGCGTAG
- a CDS encoding TetR/AcrR family transcriptional regulator, whose protein sequence is MNDKKKSILEAAIRCFARKGYHAASIQDIVEELGISKGSLYFYFTSKEDLLLSVYQYYGDMIMQLQAERPQEGRLSPRERLVRLILRQVEFLQEHRSFLCMQMQEKPLSLNDELRRLLFGLRAGILDSHRRRIVAAYGEEAEPYALDGATLLGGMLSEYLFYILFYDKVLDPEQLAEFIVDRVDDTMTGMMGKARPPLLGEAVLAELLEGAGGQAPGRVPAWKEAVRELRALIEAWNGSGEGDPSRAEEALASLRLLEEEAAKPEPQPVLIKGMLALLKDQRIPGLKKAIGKLEGLL, encoded by the coding sequence GTGAATGACAAGAAAAAATCCATCCTGGAGGCGGCCATCCGGTGCTTTGCCCGCAAAGGCTATCATGCCGCCTCCATTCAGGACATCGTGGAGGAGCTCGGCATCTCCAAGGGCTCGCTTTACTTCTACTTCACATCCAAGGAAGACCTGCTTCTGTCGGTCTATCAGTATTACGGGGATATGATTATGCAGCTGCAGGCCGAGAGGCCTCAGGAGGGGAGGCTGTCTCCCCGGGAAAGGCTCGTGCGGCTTATCCTCCGGCAGGTGGAGTTTCTGCAGGAGCACCGGAGCTTTCTCTGCATGCAGATGCAGGAGAAGCCCCTCAGCCTGAACGACGAGCTTCGGAGGCTGCTGTTCGGGCTGAGAGCGGGCATTCTCGACAGTCACCGCAGGAGGATTGTGGCGGCCTACGGGGAAGAAGCGGAGCCGTACGCTCTGGATGGGGCGACTCTCCTCGGTGGCATGCTGTCGGAGTATCTCTTCTATATCTTGTTTTATGACAAGGTGCTCGACCCGGAGCAGCTGGCGGAGTTTATCGTAGACCGCGTGGACGATACCATGACCGGCATGATGGGCAAGGCCCGGCCCCCTCTCCTCGGCGAAGCGGTCCTGGCCGAGCTTCTGGAAGGGGCAGGCGGGCAGGCGCCCGGCCGGGTCCCTGCCTGGAAGGAAGCCGTCCGCGAGCTGCGGGCGCTGATTGAAGCCTGGAACGGCAGCGGAGAGGGGGATCCCTCCCGGGCGGAGGAGGCGCTGGCCTCCCTCCGGCTCCTGGAGGAGGAAGCGGCCAAGCCGGAGCCTCAGCCGGTGCTGATCAAAGGCATGCTCGCGCTCCTGAAGGACCAGCGGATTCCTGGCCTTAAGAAAGCGATAGGGAAGCTCGAGGGGCTGCTGTAG
- a CDS encoding MFS transporter produces MVSSYRKVFWAAGFGWMFDAMDVGLLSFIIVQLTKEWGLSPTEGGLLGTATTAGMAIGAVVGGYWADRIGRKPVFLFTLVLFGLASLGSAFSPGLGVMLVFRVLMGLGLGAELPVASTLVNEVAPPEKRGRTVVLLESFWAVGWILAAVIAYFVMPDYGWRAAVLIGALPIVYALYVRRGIPESPKHKAVQSRVPVGTLVTSHGRQTAALWIVWFAVAFSYYGMFLWLPSVMIAKGFTTIRSFEYVLYMTLAQLPGYFAAAYLVERWGRKATLAVFLVMTALMAALFGYSESTALLMTSGALLSFFNLGAWGALYAYTPESYPEEVRASGAGLASGIGRIGSVIAPYLVGYLVMLKLPYAAIFGMFTVVILLGVAGLLIFGRETAVRTKPYEPGAHE; encoded by the coding sequence ATGGTTTCATCCTATCGGAAAGTATTCTGGGCGGCCGGCTTCGGCTGGATGTTTGACGCAATGGATGTGGGTCTTCTCTCGTTCATCATCGTGCAGCTGACTAAGGAGTGGGGGCTCTCCCCGACGGAGGGCGGCCTGCTCGGAACGGCCACGACGGCGGGAATGGCCATAGGGGCGGTGGTGGGCGGCTATTGGGCGGACCGCATCGGACGCAAGCCCGTGTTTCTCTTTACCCTCGTTCTGTTCGGACTCGCAAGCCTTGGCAGCGCCTTCTCCCCGGGACTTGGGGTCATGCTCGTCTTCCGCGTGCTGATGGGCCTGGGGCTCGGAGCGGAGCTTCCTGTAGCCTCTACCCTCGTCAACGAAGTCGCTCCCCCGGAGAAACGGGGACGGACGGTCGTGCTGCTGGAGAGCTTCTGGGCGGTGGGCTGGATCCTGGCCGCCGTGATCGCTTACTTCGTGATGCCGGACTACGGCTGGCGCGCGGCTGTGCTCATCGGAGCCCTTCCCATCGTCTATGCGCTCTATGTCCGGCGGGGGATCCCGGAGTCGCCTAAGCATAAGGCCGTTCAGAGCCGGGTTCCGGTCGGAACCCTCGTAACGAGTCACGGGAGACAGACGGCCGCCCTGTGGATCGTCTGGTTCGCCGTGGCCTTCTCTTATTACGGCATGTTCCTTTGGCTTCCTTCCGTCATGATCGCGAAGGGCTTCACGACGATACGCAGCTTCGAATACGTCCTGTACATGACCTTGGCCCAGCTGCCCGGCTATTTTGCCGCGGCCTATCTCGTGGAGCGTTGGGGACGCAAGGCTACCCTCGCCGTGTTCCTCGTCATGACGGCCCTTATGGCCGCTCTCTTCGGCTACAGCGAGTCAACGGCGCTCCTCATGACTTCCGGGGCGCTGCTCTCTTTCTTTAACCTGGGGGCCTGGGGAGCCTTGTACGCCTACACGCCGGAAAGCTACCCGGAGGAGGTCCGGGCATCAGGTGCGGGCCTTGCCTCCGGCATCGGCCGCATCGGCAGCGTGATCGCCCCGTACCTGGTCGGCTACCTGGTCATGCTTAAGCTTCCTTACGCCGCCATCTTCGGGATGTTCACGGTAGTGATTCTGCTCGGGGTGGCCGGGCTGCTTATTTTCGGCCGGGAAACGGCCGTCCGGACCAAGCCGTACGAGCCGGGCGCTCACGAATAA
- a CDS encoding spore germination protein, with translation MLFFKAPPKEKPVPLAAGLPDEPVSPSVSETIQWLQKEFGHSSDLVVTRYKDAEKELALIYVDTLTDKQKIQHVLPHLNSPQVPLSWPPFSSPSAQACRTYPEAVSALLEGYAAIAREGMPELILIQADSAFQRDVKEPEGERVIKGAHEGLVERLAINVHLIRKRVAHPKLMIDHLSIHTENRTTIALLYIDGKADPDVIRQAKDRLKELAGEPLLSINRVEQTLEEFPYSPFPQIINTERPDRLTSNLMEGRIVLLMNGSPVGLIFPISFLSLYQSPDDYNNRWLVGTFFRMIRLFSFVTAITLPSLYIAVVSFHFEVIPNELLFPLKNSVQDIPFPPLVEAIIMELTIDLIREAGVRLPTSIGQTIAIVGGLVIGDAVVKAGLVSNITIIIVALTAIASFAVPSSDLSGSLRILRFPLMVGAAMFGFLGVVIGFLFILLEMCRLESFGVPYLSVLDSRLRQTFKKFIRLPGGGTDG, from the coding sequence ATGTTGTTCTTTAAAGCCCCCCCAAAAGAAAAACCGGTACCGCTTGCGGCCGGCCTGCCGGATGAGCCCGTCTCCCCATCGGTATCGGAAACCATTCAATGGCTTCAGAAGGAATTCGGCCATTCCAGCGATCTGGTGGTCACCCGTTACAAGGACGCCGAGAAGGAACTAGCCCTGATCTATGTCGATACTCTGACAGACAAGCAAAAAATTCAGCACGTGCTTCCGCATCTCAACTCTCCTCAGGTGCCGCTGTCCTGGCCGCCTTTCTCTTCTCCAAGCGCCCAAGCCTGCCGGACCTACCCGGAGGCTGTCTCCGCCCTTCTGGAGGGCTATGCGGCTATCGCCCGCGAGGGGATGCCCGAGCTGATTCTCATCCAGGCCGACTCGGCCTTTCAGCGGGATGTTAAAGAGCCCGAAGGCGAAAGGGTCATCAAAGGCGCACATGAAGGGCTTGTGGAAAGGCTGGCCATCAACGTGCATCTCATCCGCAAAAGGGTCGCGCATCCGAAGCTCATGATCGATCATTTGTCGATCCATACCGAGAACCGCACCACGATCGCCCTGCTCTACATTGACGGCAAGGCGGACCCCGACGTGATCCGGCAAGCCAAGGACCGCCTTAAGGAATTAGCGGGTGAACCCCTTTTGTCCATTAACCGGGTGGAGCAGACGCTTGAGGAATTTCCTTATTCCCCGTTTCCTCAAATCATTAATACGGAAAGGCCCGACCGGCTGACGAGCAACCTGATGGAGGGACGGATTGTCCTGCTCATGAACGGTTCTCCGGTAGGACTTATCTTTCCAATCTCGTTCCTATCGCTCTACCAGTCTCCCGACGATTACAACAACCGCTGGCTGGTAGGCACCTTCTTCCGGATGATCCGGCTGTTCAGCTTCGTCACCGCCATAACGCTGCCTTCCCTGTACATAGCCGTCGTTTCGTTTCATTTTGAGGTCATCCCGAACGAGCTTCTCTTCCCTTTGAAGAACTCCGTGCAGGACATTCCGTTCCCTCCGCTTGTGGAAGCCATCATCATGGAGCTGACCATCGACCTGATCCGCGAGGCCGGGGTCCGGCTGCCCACCTCCATCGGCCAGACGATCGCCATCGTCGGAGGTCTCGTTATTGGGGACGCCGTCGTCAAGGCCGGTCTCGTGTCCAACATCACGATCATCATCGTGGCCCTGACGGCGATCGCTTCTTTTGCCGTTCCGTCCTCGGATTTAAGCGGAAGCTTGCGGATTCTGCGCTTTCCCCTCATGGTTGGGGCCGCCATGTTCGGCTTTCTCGGCGTAGTGATCGGCTTCCTGTTCATCCTGCTGGAGATGTGCCGGCTGGAATCCTTCGGCGTCCCTTACCTGTCCGTCCTGGATTCCCGGCTGCGGCAAACCTTCAAGAAATTCATCCGGCTGCCAGGCGGTGGAACCGATGGCTAA